The following proteins come from a genomic window of Alosa sapidissima isolate fAloSap1 chromosome 22, fAloSap1.pri, whole genome shotgun sequence:
- the LOC121697835 gene encoding kinesin-like protein KIF21A isoform X1, translating into MSAGQDESSVRVALRVRPQLAREKIEGCHICTFVTPGEPQVMLGKDKAFTYDFVFDMDATQDAIYSSCTEKLIEGCFEGYNATIFAYGQTGSGKTYTMGTGFDVNIEDEELGIIPRAVGHLYRGIEQRRQAAIEQGAPVPEFKVNAQFLELYNEEVLDLFDSTRDMETRKQKSNIRIHEDANGGIYTVGVTTRNVTSEAEMIQCLKLGALCRTTASTQMNAQSSRSHAIFTIHLCQVRVCANPSGSDKDGETDNRLANGSGEMNEFETLTAKFHFVDLAGSERLKRTGATGDRAKEGISINCGLLALGNVISALGDRSKRSTHVPYRDSKLTRLLQDSLGGNSQTMMIACISPSDRDFMETLNTLKYANRARNIKNKVVVNQDRASQQISALRTEIARLQMELMEYKTGKRMVGEDGVESVNDMVHENAMLQTENSNLRMRVKAMQETIDAQRTRLTQIISQNASQALSKSGEGSEEIGNMIQNYIKEIEELRAKLLESEAMSESLRRNLSRASGRPGSLYAPAGSFAVAPEKEASEILEIAKKDLEKLKKKEKKKKKRLQQLEKTHSEELDHDSVVREGTPDNELEREGQERTSEEAEGEGSDHDDGEENEGDEEDSEMEVEESSDNESDSELDDKGEENFQADLANITCEIAIKQKLIDELENSQRRLHTLKQQYEQKLMMLQTKIRDTQLERDRVLHNMGSVETCTEEKAKKIKAEYERKLSSMNKELQKLHSAQKEHARLLKNQSQYEKQLKKLQQEVSEMKKMKVGLMKQMKEQQERNRASETRRNREIATLKKDQRKQEHVMRQLEAQKRQQELILRRKTEEVTALRRQVRPVSGKVQRKVSLPESTHDITHRSTPTPTRPHTPGAAPANGTRRYPVRGGGAYSTRMARAKWQSLERRITDIVMQRMTITNMETDMNRMLKQREDLTRRREKVSRKREKIATEGTDADRTLGSLSEELESLSANIDYINDSIAECQANIMQMEEAKEEGDTVDVSAVISSCTLSEARLLLDHLLTMAINKGLQAAQKESQIKVMEGRLKQTEITSATQNQLLFHMLKEKAELNPELDALLGNALQELGNVQSENGDESSSDESAQSPATEGSSLASDLMKLCGEAKPRKARRRTTTQMELLYADPCPDAPPEDFTPPLLPVVESPEGAHLLGDRDAAVSPSALTSRAISGARSPTATERRALDRSPLTRRRMLEKGLSSTEKAKLPESRTPDDSAGLECQRGVINPVQGGREARGAKLQCVHVAEGHSKALLCVDATDDLLFTGSKDRTCKVWNLVTGQEIMSLGDHPSSVVSVRYSSSLVFTVSTAYIKVWDIRDSAKCIRTLTSSGQVTPGDSCAALGNRGVTIPPGENQINQIALNPTGTFLYAAAGNSVRMWDLRRFVSTGKLTGHHGPVTCLTVDQTGNGQDVVITGSKDHKIKMFDILEGSQGSVPPSHSFDPAHLDGIESLAMQGDILFSGSRDHSIKRWDLSRKHLLQQVPTAHSDWPSALALVPGSPSLVSVCRTGLLKFWNSETLAPLGELRGHEMPINSISINTENIFTASEDRTVKIWQVKGSLEDGIH; encoded by the exons gGTTCGCCCCCAGTTGGCGCGGGAGAAGATTGAAGGATGCCACATCTGCACTTTTGTGACGCCGGGCGAGCCCCAGGTGATGCTGGGGAAGGACAAGGCCTTCACATACGACTTCGTCTTCGACATGGACGCCACGCAGGACGCCATCTACTCCAGCTGCACGGAGAAGCTCATCGAGGGATGCTTCGAGGGCTACAACGCCACCATCTTCGCCTACGGAcag acGGGTTCGGGGAAGACCTACACCATGGGCACGGGGTTCGACGTGAACATCGAGGACGAGGAGCTGGGCATCATCCCCAGGGCAGTAGGCCATCTGTACAGGGGCATTGAGCAGCGCAGGCAGGCCGCAATCGAGCAGGGCGCCCCAGTGCCCGAGTTCAAAGTCAACGCCCAGTTCCTGGAG CTCTATAATGAGGAGGTGCTGGACCTGTTTGACTCCACGCGGGACATGGAGACTCGTAAGCAGAAGTCCAACATCCGCATCCACGAGGACGCCAACGGGGGCATCTACACCGTCGGGGTCACTACGCGCAACGTCACCTCtgaggcagag ATGATCCAGTGTCTGAAGTTGGGCGCTCTGTGTCGTACGACAGCAAGTACCCAGATGAACGCCCAGAGCTCGCGCTCGCACGCCATCTTCACCATCCACCTGTGTCAGGTGCGCGTCTGCGCAAACCCCAGTGGCAGCGACAAG gatggagagacagacaacCGGCTGGCCAACGGCTCGGGCGAGATGAACGAGTTCGAGACGCTGACGGCGAAGTTCCACTTTGTGGACCTGGCCGGGTCGGAGCGCCTGAAGCGGACCGGCGCCACGGGGGACCGGGCCAAAGAGGGCATCTCCATCAACTGCGGCCTG CTGGCCTTGGGGAATGTGATCAGTGCTTTGGGGGACCGGAGCAAGCGTTCGACCCATGTGCCGTACCGAGACTCCAAACTCACACGGCTGCTGCAGGACTCGCTGGGGGGCAACAG TCAGACGATGATGATCGCGTGCATCAGTCCATCTGACCGGGACTTCATGGAGACTCTGAACACACTGAAGTACGCCAACCGGGCGCGGAACATCAAGAACAAGGTGGTGGTCAACCAGGACCGCGCCAGTCAGCAGATCAGCGCCCTTAGAACCGAGATCGCACGTCTGCAGATGGAACTCATGGAGTACAAAACG ggtaagCGTATGGTGGGGGAGGACGGTGTGGAGAGTGTGAACGACATGGTGCATGAGAACGCCATGCTGCAGACGGAGAACAGCAACCTGCGCATGCGTGTCAAGGCCATGCAGGAGACCATCGACGCCCAGCGCACACGGCTCACACAGATCATCAGCCAAAACGCCAGCCAGGCACTCAGCAAGAGcg gggaggggagtgaggagatCGGCAACATGATCCAGAACTACATCAAAGAGATTGAGGAGCTCAG gGCGAAGCTGCTGGAGAGCGAGGCGATGAGTGAGAGTCTGAGGCGGAACCTGTCGCGGGCGTCCGGTCGTCCGGGCTCCCTCTACGCGCCGGCCGGATCCTTCGCCGTCGCGCCGGAAAAAGAGGCCTCCGAGATCCTGGAGATCGCCAAAAAGGACCTGGAGAAGCtcaagaagaaggagaagaagaagaaaaagag aCTTCAGCAGCTGGAGAAAACACACTCCGAGGAGCTGGATCATGACAG TGTGGTCCGAGAGGGAACGCCAGACAAcgagctggagagagaggggcaggaaCGCACCAGTGAGGAGGCAGAAGGG gagggcAGTGACCATGACGATGGAGAGGAGAACGAGGGTGATGAGGAGGACAgtgagatggaggtggaggagagctcGGACAACGAGTCCGACTCTGAATTGGACGACAAAGGAGAAG AGAACTTCCAGGCTGATCTGGCCAACATCACGTGTGAGATCGCCATTAAGCAGAAGCTGATCGACGAGCTGGAGAACAGCCAGCGGCGCCTGCACACCCTCAAGCAGCAGTACGAGCAGAAGCTCATGATGCTGCAGACCAAGATCAGAGACACGCAGCTGGAGAGAGACCGCGTGCTGCACAACATGG gctcgGTGGAGACGTGTACGGAGGAGAAGGCGAAGAAGATCAAGGCGGAGTACGAGCGCAAGCTGAGCTCCATGAACAAGGAGCTGCAGAAGCTGCACTCGGCCCAGAAGGAGCACGCGCGCCTCCTCAAGAACCAGTCGCAGTACGAGAAGCAGCTCAAGAAGCTCCAGCAGGAGGTGTCCGAGATGAAGAAGATGAAG GTTGGCCTGATGAAGCAGATGAAGGAACAGCAGGAGCGGAACCGCGCCTCAGAAACTAGACGGAACCGAGAGATTGCCACGCTGAAGAAGGACCAGAGGAAGCAGGAG CATGTGATGAGGCAGCTGGAGGCCCAGAAGAGGCAGCAGGAACTCATTCTGCGCAGGAAGACGGAGGAG GTGACGGCTCTGAGGCGGCAGGTGAGGCCAGTCTCCGGTAAGGTGCAGCGCAAGGTGAGTCTCCCAGAGTCCACTCATGACATCACTCACCGGTCCACGCCCACCCCGACCAGACCACACACTCCTGGAGCTGCACCTGCCAACGGCACCAG ACGATACCCTGTGCGAGGGGGCGGGGCTTACTCCACCAGAATGGCCCGTGCCAAGTGGCAGTCACTAGAGCGACGCATCACGGACATCGTCATGCAACGGATGACCATCACCAACATGGAGACTGACATGAACCGCATgctcaag CAAAGGGAGGACCTTACCAGGCGTCGTGAGAAGGTGTCTCGGAAGCGTGAGAAGATCGCCACGGAGGGAACAGACGCGGACCGGACGTTGGGATCGCTGAGCGAGGAGCTGGAGTCCCTCAGCGCCAACATCGACTACATCAACGACAGCATCGCCGAATGCCAGGCCAACATCATGCAGATGGAAGAGGCGAAg gAGGAGGGCGACACTGTGGATGTTTCTGCGGTGATCAGCTCCTGCACCCTCTCTGAAGCACGTCTGCTGTTGGACCATCTCCTGACCATGGCCATcaacaag gGTCTGCAGGCGGCGCAGAAGGAGTCCCAGATCAAGGTGATGGAGGGCCGTCTAAAGCAGACGGAGATCACCAGCGCTACTCAGAATCAGCTGCTCTTCCACATGCTGAAGGAGAAGGCTGAGCTCAACCCAGAGCTGGACGCCCTGCTGGGCAACGCACTCCAGG AACTAGGTAACGTGCAGTCAG AAAATGGAGACGAGAGCAGTAGTGATGAGTCAGCCCAGAGCCCAGCTACTGAGGGCAG CTCTTTGGCATCAGACCTGATGAAGCTCTGTGGAGAAGCCAAACCCAGGAAG GCCCGCCGGAGGACCACCACTCAGATGGAGCTGCTGTACGCCGACCCGTGTCCCGACGCCCCGCCGGAAGACTTCACGCCTCCCCTGCTGCCCGTGGTGGAGAGCCCAGAGGGAGCGCATCTCCTGGGGGACAGAGACGCCGCCGTCTCCCCCTCCGCCCTCACCTCCAGAGCCAT ATCCGGGGCCAGGTCTCCCACAGCAACGGAGCGGCGGGCACTGGACCGGTCACCCCTTACACGGAGGAGAATGTTGGAGAAGGGGCTATCGTCCACCGAGAAGGCCAAACTGCCCGAGAGCCGAAC gCCAGACGACTCTGCAGGTTTAGAGTGTCAAAG GGGGGTGATCAACCCGGTGCAGGGTGGCAGGGAGGCGCGGGGGGCCAAGCTGCAGTGTGTGCACGTGGCCGAGGGACACTCCAAagcactgctgtgtgtggacGCCACGGATGACCTGCTCTTCACAGGCTCAAAGG ACCGTACGTGTAAGGTGTGGAATCTGGTGACTGGGCAGGAGATCATGTCGCTAGGCGACCACCCGAGCAGCGTGGTGTCAGTGAGATACTCGTCCAGCCTGGTGTTCACCGTGTCCACCGCCTACATCAAAGTGTGGGACATCCGCGACTCCGCCAAGTGCATACGCACGCTCAC ctcCTCTGGCCAGGTTACCCCCGGCGACAGCTGTGCTGCCCTGGGCAACCGTGGTGTGACCATTCCGCCTGGTGAGAACCAGATCAACCAGATCGCACTCAACCCGACCGGGACCTTCCTGTACGCAGCTGCGGGGAACTCCGTACGCATGTGGGACCTCAGGag GTTTGTGTCTACTGGGAAGCTAACTGGTCACCACGGACCGGTCACGTGCCTGACAGTGGACCAGACAGGGAACGGTCAGGACGTGGTCATCACCGGCTCCAAGGACCACAAAATCAAG atGTTTGACATTCTGGAGGGCTCCCAGGGGAGTGTCCCGCCCAGTCACAGCTTTGATCCCGCCCACCTGGACGGCATCGAGTCACTGGCGATGCAGGGGGACATTCTCTTCAGCGGCTCCCGAGACCACAGCATCAAGAGATGGGACCTGTCCCGCAAACACCTGCTACAG cAAGTGCCTACCGCTCACTCTGATTGGCCAAGTGCATTGGCACTGGTTCCTGGCTCCCCCTCATTGGTCAGCGTGTGTAGGACTGGGCTACTGAAGTTCTGGAACTCTGAGACGTTGGCACCTCTTGGAGAACTCCGCGGGCATGAGATGCCCATCAACAGCATCTCCATAAACACTGAGAACATCTTCACCGCCTCAGA GGACCGAACAGTGAAGATTTGGCAGGTGAAGGGCTCTCTGGAAGACGGAATACACTGA
- the LOC121697835 gene encoding kinesin-like protein KIF21A isoform X2 — protein sequence MSAGQDESSVRVALRVRPQLAREKIEGCHICTFVTPGEPQVMLGKDKAFTYDFVFDMDATQDAIYSSCTEKLIEGCFEGYNATIFAYGQTGSGKTYTMGTGFDVNIEDEELGIIPRAVGHLYRGIEQRRQAAIEQGAPVPEFKVNAQFLELYNEEVLDLFDSTRDMETRKQKSNIRIHEDANGGIYTVGVTTRNVTSEAEMIQCLKLGALCRTTASTQMNAQSSRSHAIFTIHLCQVRVCANPSGSDKDGETDNRLANGSGEMNEFETLTAKFHFVDLAGSERLKRTGATGDRAKEGISINCGLLALGNVISALGDRSKRSTHVPYRDSKLTRLLQDSLGGNSQTMMIACISPSDRDFMETLNTLKYANRARNIKNKVVVNQDRASQQISALRTEIARLQMELMEYKTGKRMVGEDGVESVNDMVHENAMLQTENSNLRMRVKAMQETIDAQRTRLTQIISQNASQALSKSGEGSEEIGNMIQNYIKEIEELRAKLLESEAMSESLRRNLSRASGRPGSLYAPAGSFAVAPEKEASEILEIAKKDLEKLKKKEKKKKKRLQQLEKTHSEELDHDSVVREGTPDNELEREGQERTSEEAEGEGSDHDDGEENEGDEEDSEMEVEESSDNESDSELDDKGEENFQADLANITCEIAIKQKLIDELENSQRRLHTLKQQYEQKLMMLQTKIRDTQLERDRVLHNMGSVETCTEEKAKKIKAEYERKLSSMNKELQKLHSAQKEHARLLKNQSQYEKQLKKLQQEVSEMKKMKVGLMKQMKEQQERNRASETRRNREIATLKKDQRKQEHVMRQLEAQKRQQELILRRKTEEVTALRRQVRPVSGKVQRKVSLPESTHDITHRSTPTPTRPHTPGAAPANGTRRYPVRGGGAYSTRMARAKWQSLERRITDIVMQRMTITNMETDMNRMLKQREDLTRRREKVSRKREKIATEGTDADRTLGSLSEELESLSANIDYINDSIAECQANIMQMEEAKEEGDTVDVSAVISSCTLSEARLLLDHLLTMAINKGLQAAQKESQIKVMEGRLKQTEITSATQNQLLFHMLKEKAELNPELDALLGNALQELGNVQSENGDESSSDESAQSPATEGSSLASDLMKLCGEAKPRKARRRTTTQMELLYADPCPDAPPEDFTPPLLPVVESPEGAHLLGDRDAAVSPSALTSRAISGARSPTATERRALDRSPLTRRRMLEKGLSSTEKAKLPESRTGVINPVQGGREARGAKLQCVHVAEGHSKALLCVDATDDLLFTGSKDRTCKVWNLVTGQEIMSLGDHPSSVVSVRYSSSLVFTVSTAYIKVWDIRDSAKCIRTLTSSGQVTPGDSCAALGNRGVTIPPGENQINQIALNPTGTFLYAAAGNSVRMWDLRRFVSTGKLTGHHGPVTCLTVDQTGNGQDVVITGSKDHKIKMFDILEGSQGSVPPSHSFDPAHLDGIESLAMQGDILFSGSRDHSIKRWDLSRKHLLQQVPTAHSDWPSALALVPGSPSLVSVCRTGLLKFWNSETLAPLGELRGHEMPINSISINTENIFTASEDRTVKIWQVKGSLEDGIH from the exons gGTTCGCCCCCAGTTGGCGCGGGAGAAGATTGAAGGATGCCACATCTGCACTTTTGTGACGCCGGGCGAGCCCCAGGTGATGCTGGGGAAGGACAAGGCCTTCACATACGACTTCGTCTTCGACATGGACGCCACGCAGGACGCCATCTACTCCAGCTGCACGGAGAAGCTCATCGAGGGATGCTTCGAGGGCTACAACGCCACCATCTTCGCCTACGGAcag acGGGTTCGGGGAAGACCTACACCATGGGCACGGGGTTCGACGTGAACATCGAGGACGAGGAGCTGGGCATCATCCCCAGGGCAGTAGGCCATCTGTACAGGGGCATTGAGCAGCGCAGGCAGGCCGCAATCGAGCAGGGCGCCCCAGTGCCCGAGTTCAAAGTCAACGCCCAGTTCCTGGAG CTCTATAATGAGGAGGTGCTGGACCTGTTTGACTCCACGCGGGACATGGAGACTCGTAAGCAGAAGTCCAACATCCGCATCCACGAGGACGCCAACGGGGGCATCTACACCGTCGGGGTCACTACGCGCAACGTCACCTCtgaggcagag ATGATCCAGTGTCTGAAGTTGGGCGCTCTGTGTCGTACGACAGCAAGTACCCAGATGAACGCCCAGAGCTCGCGCTCGCACGCCATCTTCACCATCCACCTGTGTCAGGTGCGCGTCTGCGCAAACCCCAGTGGCAGCGACAAG gatggagagacagacaacCGGCTGGCCAACGGCTCGGGCGAGATGAACGAGTTCGAGACGCTGACGGCGAAGTTCCACTTTGTGGACCTGGCCGGGTCGGAGCGCCTGAAGCGGACCGGCGCCACGGGGGACCGGGCCAAAGAGGGCATCTCCATCAACTGCGGCCTG CTGGCCTTGGGGAATGTGATCAGTGCTTTGGGGGACCGGAGCAAGCGTTCGACCCATGTGCCGTACCGAGACTCCAAACTCACACGGCTGCTGCAGGACTCGCTGGGGGGCAACAG TCAGACGATGATGATCGCGTGCATCAGTCCATCTGACCGGGACTTCATGGAGACTCTGAACACACTGAAGTACGCCAACCGGGCGCGGAACATCAAGAACAAGGTGGTGGTCAACCAGGACCGCGCCAGTCAGCAGATCAGCGCCCTTAGAACCGAGATCGCACGTCTGCAGATGGAACTCATGGAGTACAAAACG ggtaagCGTATGGTGGGGGAGGACGGTGTGGAGAGTGTGAACGACATGGTGCATGAGAACGCCATGCTGCAGACGGAGAACAGCAACCTGCGCATGCGTGTCAAGGCCATGCAGGAGACCATCGACGCCCAGCGCACACGGCTCACACAGATCATCAGCCAAAACGCCAGCCAGGCACTCAGCAAGAGcg gggaggggagtgaggagatCGGCAACATGATCCAGAACTACATCAAAGAGATTGAGGAGCTCAG gGCGAAGCTGCTGGAGAGCGAGGCGATGAGTGAGAGTCTGAGGCGGAACCTGTCGCGGGCGTCCGGTCGTCCGGGCTCCCTCTACGCGCCGGCCGGATCCTTCGCCGTCGCGCCGGAAAAAGAGGCCTCCGAGATCCTGGAGATCGCCAAAAAGGACCTGGAGAAGCtcaagaagaaggagaagaagaagaaaaagag aCTTCAGCAGCTGGAGAAAACACACTCCGAGGAGCTGGATCATGACAG TGTGGTCCGAGAGGGAACGCCAGACAAcgagctggagagagaggggcaggaaCGCACCAGTGAGGAGGCAGAAGGG gagggcAGTGACCATGACGATGGAGAGGAGAACGAGGGTGATGAGGAGGACAgtgagatggaggtggaggagagctcGGACAACGAGTCCGACTCTGAATTGGACGACAAAGGAGAAG AGAACTTCCAGGCTGATCTGGCCAACATCACGTGTGAGATCGCCATTAAGCAGAAGCTGATCGACGAGCTGGAGAACAGCCAGCGGCGCCTGCACACCCTCAAGCAGCAGTACGAGCAGAAGCTCATGATGCTGCAGACCAAGATCAGAGACACGCAGCTGGAGAGAGACCGCGTGCTGCACAACATGG gctcgGTGGAGACGTGTACGGAGGAGAAGGCGAAGAAGATCAAGGCGGAGTACGAGCGCAAGCTGAGCTCCATGAACAAGGAGCTGCAGAAGCTGCACTCGGCCCAGAAGGAGCACGCGCGCCTCCTCAAGAACCAGTCGCAGTACGAGAAGCAGCTCAAGAAGCTCCAGCAGGAGGTGTCCGAGATGAAGAAGATGAAG GTTGGCCTGATGAAGCAGATGAAGGAACAGCAGGAGCGGAACCGCGCCTCAGAAACTAGACGGAACCGAGAGATTGCCACGCTGAAGAAGGACCAGAGGAAGCAGGAG CATGTGATGAGGCAGCTGGAGGCCCAGAAGAGGCAGCAGGAACTCATTCTGCGCAGGAAGACGGAGGAG GTGACGGCTCTGAGGCGGCAGGTGAGGCCAGTCTCCGGTAAGGTGCAGCGCAAGGTGAGTCTCCCAGAGTCCACTCATGACATCACTCACCGGTCCACGCCCACCCCGACCAGACCACACACTCCTGGAGCTGCACCTGCCAACGGCACCAG ACGATACCCTGTGCGAGGGGGCGGGGCTTACTCCACCAGAATGGCCCGTGCCAAGTGGCAGTCACTAGAGCGACGCATCACGGACATCGTCATGCAACGGATGACCATCACCAACATGGAGACTGACATGAACCGCATgctcaag CAAAGGGAGGACCTTACCAGGCGTCGTGAGAAGGTGTCTCGGAAGCGTGAGAAGATCGCCACGGAGGGAACAGACGCGGACCGGACGTTGGGATCGCTGAGCGAGGAGCTGGAGTCCCTCAGCGCCAACATCGACTACATCAACGACAGCATCGCCGAATGCCAGGCCAACATCATGCAGATGGAAGAGGCGAAg gAGGAGGGCGACACTGTGGATGTTTCTGCGGTGATCAGCTCCTGCACCCTCTCTGAAGCACGTCTGCTGTTGGACCATCTCCTGACCATGGCCATcaacaag gGTCTGCAGGCGGCGCAGAAGGAGTCCCAGATCAAGGTGATGGAGGGCCGTCTAAAGCAGACGGAGATCACCAGCGCTACTCAGAATCAGCTGCTCTTCCACATGCTGAAGGAGAAGGCTGAGCTCAACCCAGAGCTGGACGCCCTGCTGGGCAACGCACTCCAGG AACTAGGTAACGTGCAGTCAG AAAATGGAGACGAGAGCAGTAGTGATGAGTCAGCCCAGAGCCCAGCTACTGAGGGCAG CTCTTTGGCATCAGACCTGATGAAGCTCTGTGGAGAAGCCAAACCCAGGAAG GCCCGCCGGAGGACCACCACTCAGATGGAGCTGCTGTACGCCGACCCGTGTCCCGACGCCCCGCCGGAAGACTTCACGCCTCCCCTGCTGCCCGTGGTGGAGAGCCCAGAGGGAGCGCATCTCCTGGGGGACAGAGACGCCGCCGTCTCCCCCTCCGCCCTCACCTCCAGAGCCAT ATCCGGGGCCAGGTCTCCCACAGCAACGGAGCGGCGGGCACTGGACCGGTCACCCCTTACACGGAGGAGAATGTTGGAGAAGGGGCTATCGTCCACCGAGAAGGCCAAACTGCCCGAGAGCCGAAC GGGGGTGATCAACCCGGTGCAGGGTGGCAGGGAGGCGCGGGGGGCCAAGCTGCAGTGTGTGCACGTGGCCGAGGGACACTCCAAagcactgctgtgtgtggacGCCACGGATGACCTGCTCTTCACAGGCTCAAAGG ACCGTACGTGTAAGGTGTGGAATCTGGTGACTGGGCAGGAGATCATGTCGCTAGGCGACCACCCGAGCAGCGTGGTGTCAGTGAGATACTCGTCCAGCCTGGTGTTCACCGTGTCCACCGCCTACATCAAAGTGTGGGACATCCGCGACTCCGCCAAGTGCATACGCACGCTCAC ctcCTCTGGCCAGGTTACCCCCGGCGACAGCTGTGCTGCCCTGGGCAACCGTGGTGTGACCATTCCGCCTGGTGAGAACCAGATCAACCAGATCGCACTCAACCCGACCGGGACCTTCCTGTACGCAGCTGCGGGGAACTCCGTACGCATGTGGGACCTCAGGag GTTTGTGTCTACTGGGAAGCTAACTGGTCACCACGGACCGGTCACGTGCCTGACAGTGGACCAGACAGGGAACGGTCAGGACGTGGTCATCACCGGCTCCAAGGACCACAAAATCAAG atGTTTGACATTCTGGAGGGCTCCCAGGGGAGTGTCCCGCCCAGTCACAGCTTTGATCCCGCCCACCTGGACGGCATCGAGTCACTGGCGATGCAGGGGGACATTCTCTTCAGCGGCTCCCGAGACCACAGCATCAAGAGATGGGACCTGTCCCGCAAACACCTGCTACAG cAAGTGCCTACCGCTCACTCTGATTGGCCAAGTGCATTGGCACTGGTTCCTGGCTCCCCCTCATTGGTCAGCGTGTGTAGGACTGGGCTACTGAAGTTCTGGAACTCTGAGACGTTGGCACCTCTTGGAGAACTCCGCGGGCATGAGATGCCCATCAACAGCATCTCCATAAACACTGAGAACATCTTCACCGCCTCAGA GGACCGAACAGTGAAGATTTGGCAGGTGAAGGGCTCTCTGGAAGACGGAATACACTGA